A window of Fodinibius salinus contains these coding sequences:
- the pdhA gene encoding pyruvate dehydrogenase (acetyl-transferring) E1 component subunit alpha codes for MAKKSKKEQDVTFTPTGTGIRTNGEVVRSTELPAPTQKKHKSLDLSEGDVVDMFEQMYLQRRFEERAMQMYQKGKFGGFLHLYMGQEAISTGSVYALNDDDDIITAYRDHGWGLVRGVSPKEGMAELYGKETGCSNGKGGSMHFANVDEHFWGGYGIVGGHIPLGGGIAFANKYKQNDRVTACFLGDGAVDQGALHETLNMSQNWELPCIYAIENNGYAMGTAVHRHSVGELHERAKGYGMKSAVINGMDVFTVYEKMKEIAEDVRENSNPWLVEIRTYRYRGHSMSDPMKYRTKDELEEYEKMDPILRIKDYLLDEEIIDKDKVEEIKDTVEDIVMEAIDFAEESDFPEKEALYDHMFVEDDYPFHT; via the coding sequence ATGGCTAAGAAAAGTAAAAAAGAACAAGATGTTACGTTTACCCCAACCGGAACGGGGATCCGCACCAATGGAGAGGTTGTTCGCAGTACAGAGTTGCCTGCTCCCACTCAAAAAAAGCACAAGTCACTAGATCTGAGCGAAGGTGATGTTGTGGACATGTTTGAGCAAATGTATCTACAACGCCGCTTCGAAGAGCGAGCTATGCAGATGTACCAAAAAGGAAAGTTTGGCGGATTTTTACACCTTTATATGGGGCAAGAGGCTATTTCAACCGGTTCTGTTTATGCGCTGAATGATGATGACGATATCATTACAGCCTATCGCGATCATGGCTGGGGACTGGTACGGGGAGTGTCTCCCAAAGAGGGTATGGCCGAGCTTTATGGGAAAGAAACAGGTTGTTCGAATGGCAAGGGGGGATCCATGCACTTTGCCAACGTAGATGAACATTTTTGGGGTGGTTACGGTATTGTAGGGGGGCATATCCCCCTGGGAGGCGGCATTGCCTTTGCCAATAAGTATAAGCAAAATGACCGGGTTACTGCCTGCTTTTTAGGTGACGGCGCGGTAGATCAGGGAGCCTTGCACGAAACGTTGAATATGAGTCAAAATTGGGAGCTCCCGTGTATTTATGCTATTGAAAATAACGGTTATGCGATGGGGACTGCTGTACACCGCCATTCAGTGGGTGAGCTCCACGAACGGGCCAAAGGATACGGTATGAAAAGTGCCGTTATTAATGGTATGGATGTGTTTACGGTTTATGAGAAGATGAAAGAGATTGCCGAGGACGTCCGTGAGAATTCTAATCCGTGGCTTGTCGAAATTCGAACTTATCGATATCGTGGCCACTCTATGTCGGATCCCATGAAATACCGTACCAAAGATGAGCTCGAAGAATATGAAAAGATGGATCCCATTCTGCGTATCAAGGATTATTTGCTGGATGAAGAAATCATTGATAAAGACAAAGTTGAAGAGATTAAAGATACGGTTGAAGATATTGTGATGGAAGCTATTGATTTTGCTGAGGAAAGTGATTTCCCCGAGAAGGAAGCACTTTATGATCATATGTTCGTTGAAGATGATTATCCATTTCACACATAA